Proteins found in one Buchnera aphidicola str. G002 (Myzus persicae) genomic segment:
- the tgt gene encoding tRNA guanosine(34) transglycosylase Tgt: MDFKIFHQDGNARYGAFSFNKDIIETPIFMPVGTYGSVKSLSTEEIKNTGSKIILSNAFHLNLRPGQEIIKLHGTLHDFMNWSGPILTDSGGFQVFSLSKFCKVDKEGVIFKNHINGKNFFLTPEISMKIQFNLGSNIVMIFDQCIAYTRNWEQTKNAMERSLSWAEKSRLYFDIHKNKNLLFGIIHGGIYRSLRDISLKELIKIDFDGYALGGLAVGESKKELYELLDYICPQMPKHKPRYLMGVGKPEDLVEGVSRGIDMFDCVIPTRNARNGYLFVTNGIIKIRNKKYKEDLSVLDDTCTCYTCKNYTRSYLHHLDSCNEMLGARLNTIHNLHYYQTLMFNIRTSIKLNKFNEFLFNFYHQKKNNI; the protein is encoded by the coding sequence ATGGATTTTAAAATTTTTCATCAAGATGGTAATGCTAGATATGGTGCATTTAGTTTTAATAAAGATATAATAGAAACACCTATTTTTATGCCAGTTGGTACTTATGGTAGTGTCAAAAGTCTCAGTACAGAAGAAATTAAAAATACAGGCAGTAAAATTATTTTATCTAATGCGTTTCATTTAAATTTAAGACCGGGTCAAGAAATAATAAAATTACACGGTACGCTACATGATTTTATGAATTGGTCAGGACCTATCCTTACTGATTCTGGAGGATTTCAAGTTTTTAGTCTGTCAAAATTTTGTAAAGTTGATAAAGAAGGAGTTATTTTTAAAAATCATATCAATGGTAAAAATTTTTTTCTAACTCCAGAAATATCCATGAAAATTCAGTTTAATTTAGGTTCTAATATTGTTATGATTTTTGATCAATGTATTGCATACACACGTAATTGGGAACAAACAAAAAATGCCATGGAAAGATCTTTATCTTGGGCTGAAAAAAGTCGTTTATACTTTGACATTCATAAAAATAAAAATTTATTATTTGGTATTATTCATGGCGGTATATATCGATCTTTGCGTGATATTTCATTAAAAGAGTTAATTAAAATAGATTTTGATGGATATGCATTAGGTGGTTTAGCTGTTGGAGAATCAAAAAAAGAATTGTATGAATTATTAGATTATATTTGTCCTCAAATGCCAAAACATAAACCCAGATATTTAATGGGAGTAGGAAAACCAGAAGATTTAGTGGAAGGAGTTAGTCGTGGTATAGATATGTTTGATTGCGTTATTCCTACTCGTAATGCTAGAAATGGATATCTATTCGTTACAAACGGTATAATTAAGATTAGAAATAAAAAATATAAAGAAGATTTATCTGTATTAGATGATACTTGTACTTGTTATACTTGTAAGAATTATACAAGGTCTTATTTACATCATTTAGATTCTTGTAACGAGATGTTGGGAGCTCGTTTGAATACAATACATAATTTACATTATTATCAGACATTAATGTTTAATATAAGAACTTCAATAAAATTGAATAAGTTCAATGAATTTCTTTTCAATTTTTATCATCAGAAAAAAAATAATATTTAA